A region from the Desulfoglaeba alkanexedens ALDC genome encodes:
- the glgC gene encoding glucose-1-phosphate adenylyltransferase — protein sequence MEAKPPESSRNRSGAMRDVLTVIMAGGRGQRLMPLTRDRSKPAVPFGGIYRLIDIPLSNCINSQLYKILVFPQYKSQSLVDHLEEGWNIFSSGLGHYLRIVAPQQRLGEDWYRGTADSVRQNLFLVERESPRHVLILSGDHVYKMDYTLFREYHEEKNADVTVGLLEVDRAHASEFGIADVDNEFRIRSFQEKPRDPRPLPDDPERSLASMGIYLFRTEVLLEVLRKTDYEDFGKDIIPRMLEELNVFAYPYRRCNRIRDYVTLADPNGVRRSKLEDPTRDSTYWRDVGNLDAYWNANMDLTGVNPFFNLYGNLWPIRTYQRQYPPAKFVFEQRSDKGERVGTAVDSIIPHGCIISGGYVRSSVLSYNVVVRSYAEVDESVIMDDVEVGRHCRIKKAIIDKDNVIPPRTEIGMSPQEDRKRFPVTARGIVTVPRGYFSQDCKA from the coding sequence ATCGAAGCGAAGCCGCCCGAATCGAGCCGGAATAGGAGCGGAGCCATGCGGGATGTACTGACGGTCATTATGGCGGGGGGGCGAGGTCAGCGCCTGATGCCGCTGACCCGGGATCGATCGAAACCTGCGGTCCCGTTTGGAGGGATCTATCGGCTGATCGACATACCCCTGAGCAACTGCATCAATTCCCAACTCTACAAGATTCTTGTTTTTCCTCAATATAAATCCCAGTCCTTGGTGGATCACCTGGAGGAAGGCTGGAACATATTCTCGAGCGGTTTGGGTCACTATCTGCGGATCGTCGCCCCACAGCAGCGGCTCGGTGAAGATTGGTACCGCGGCACGGCCGATTCGGTCCGCCAGAACCTGTTTCTGGTGGAGCGCGAAAGCCCGCGCCACGTGCTCATCCTTTCCGGAGACCATGTCTACAAGATGGATTACACGCTGTTTCGCGAATACCACGAAGAAAAAAATGCGGACGTGACGGTGGGCCTGCTGGAGGTCGATCGGGCGCATGCGTCCGAATTCGGGATCGCGGACGTGGACAACGAATTCAGGATCCGCAGCTTTCAGGAGAAACCCAGGGACCCCCGTCCCCTTCCCGACGACCCTGAGCGATCCCTGGCGTCCATGGGAATCTACCTGTTTCGAACGGAAGTGCTTCTGGAGGTGCTTCGGAAGACGGACTACGAAGATTTTGGAAAAGACATCATCCCGAGGATGCTCGAGGAGCTGAACGTCTTCGCTTATCCTTACCGCCGCTGCAACCGGATCCGCGATTACGTGACGCTTGCGGATCCCAACGGTGTGCGGCGCTCCAAGCTGGAAGATCCGACTCGGGATTCCACCTACTGGCGGGATGTGGGCAACCTGGACGCTTATTGGAACGCCAACATGGACCTGACCGGTGTCAACCCTTTCTTCAACCTCTACGGAAACCTTTGGCCCATCCGGACCTACCAGCGGCAGTATCCACCGGCCAAGTTCGTGTTCGAACAACGCTCCGACAAAGGGGAGCGGGTGGGCACGGCGGTGGATTCCATCATCCCCCACGGGTGTATCATCAGCGGCGGTTACGTACGCAGTTCCGTTCTCTCTTACAACGTGGTGGTACGAAGCTACGCCGAGGTGGACGAATCGGTGATCATGGACGACGTGGAGGTGGGCCGGCACTGCCGGATCAAGAAGGCCATCATCGACAAGGACAATGTGATTCCTCCCCGCACCGAAATCGGCATGTCACCCCAGGAAGACCGAAAGCGGTTCCCTGTGACGGCGCGCGGGATCGTCACGGTCCCCAGGGGCTATTTCAGCCAGGACTGCAAGGCGTAG
- a CDS encoding FapA family protein encodes MSAHQESADPLIILGKLAIKYGMAQREQIREALAYHRAQKEEGKEIPLGEILVSRGILSADQLDHLLEVQSFLILRQKDKQFAAAAVQLGLAGPQSVEGALNDQWEAFKQHRIIRPLGAILAERGILTEEDQEKVLTFLSEGNIEGAPPECLAPYQPPRPSSETAETHPRREGAEDVRDTAVPEAPPPWMKDLFSLEASSDGMEAYLVVRCLVAEAPTPAALKAFVRSNGIVGELFPLSLVVDMLNKRPKKDTKISIAQGTPPKPGRDAQIKYYFDTDPLKIGTIRSGGKIDFRERGEIPQVRPGDLLAEKIPKVKGEPGTDVYGKKIQPPEPRDVRLRCGPGARLSEDGLKAYAAKHGSPAVTADGKILVNPQHVIRGNVDLTTGHVDFEGAVLVTGTIEDGFRIRCNSLAAGEIAKAEIETQGNVTVSGGIIGARIHAQGALRTRHVFGATIRASGDIVVESSIVDCTIETSGACIVRSGKILSSNVIAKQGIEALQIGSEQSRACRLTFGVDSKLKEDLAVLSQRIAMCRDRMHRQMNAEGKLKRLVERTELKVGSLAVMQDQATRELRAIEAKASQGEAAADPDTTRRMSRLEARIQEAEKELERLFDLEDRIKKKIGDVAAKKQSLHLTMDHLRAEMEALAEWGKSNRAPAVIKVYDTVMPGTEIRGRWSSMKVGGELKRVLFKEVKVDEPEMPAAVQAKITVRPLES; translated from the coding sequence ATGTCAGCCCACCAAGAATCGGCAGATCCTTTGATCATCCTGGGAAAGCTCGCCATCAAGTACGGGATGGCTCAGCGGGAGCAAATCCGCGAGGCCCTCGCGTACCATAGGGCTCAGAAGGAGGAGGGGAAGGAGATTCCCCTGGGGGAAATCCTGGTGTCCCGGGGAATCCTTTCCGCAGACCAGTTGGACCACCTCCTGGAGGTTCAGTCCTTCTTGATCCTGCGCCAGAAGGACAAGCAATTCGCGGCGGCGGCGGTGCAACTGGGCTTGGCCGGTCCTCAGAGCGTGGAAGGGGCGCTCAACGATCAATGGGAGGCATTCAAGCAGCACCGCATCATCCGCCCTTTGGGGGCTATCCTGGCGGAAAGGGGCATCCTCACGGAAGAAGACCAGGAAAAGGTATTGACGTTTCTGTCTGAAGGAAACATCGAAGGGGCTCCCCCTGAATGCCTGGCGCCTTACCAGCCGCCCCGGCCGTCCTCGGAAACGGCCGAGACGCATCCCCGGCGGGAAGGCGCGGAAGACGTTCGGGACACCGCGGTCCCGGAGGCACCTCCCCCCTGGATGAAGGACCTGTTCAGCCTTGAAGCCTCCAGTGACGGGATGGAGGCGTACCTGGTGGTTCGCTGCCTGGTCGCGGAAGCGCCCACGCCGGCCGCGCTGAAGGCGTTTGTTCGAAGCAACGGGATCGTGGGGGAACTCTTTCCGTTGAGCCTCGTCGTCGACATGCTGAACAAGAGACCCAAAAAGGACACGAAGATTTCCATCGCCCAGGGAACGCCCCCCAAGCCCGGCCGGGACGCCCAAATCAAGTACTATTTCGACACCGATCCACTGAAAATCGGAACCATCCGTTCGGGCGGCAAGATCGACTTCCGGGAACGCGGTGAGATCCCGCAGGTTCGCCCGGGCGATCTGCTGGCCGAAAAGATCCCCAAGGTCAAAGGCGAACCCGGAACGGACGTTTATGGAAAAAAGATTCAGCCGCCGGAACCCCGTGACGTACGCCTTCGTTGCGGCCCCGGTGCGCGCCTCTCCGAAGACGGACTCAAGGCCTATGCCGCCAAACACGGGAGTCCAGCCGTCACCGCCGACGGAAAGATTCTCGTCAACCCGCAGCACGTGATCCGCGGCAACGTCGACCTCACCACCGGCCACGTGGACTTCGAAGGCGCCGTCCTGGTGACCGGAACCATTGAAGACGGTTTTCGCATCCGATGCAACAGCCTTGCCGCAGGAGAAATCGCCAAGGCGGAGATCGAAACCCAGGGAAACGTGACCGTTTCCGGGGGCATCATCGGCGCCCGCATCCACGCACAAGGCGCGCTGAGAACCCGGCACGTGTTTGGAGCCACCATTCGAGCGTCCGGCGACATCGTGGTGGAATCAAGCATCGTGGACTGCACCATCGAAACGAGCGGCGCCTGTATCGTTCGAAGCGGCAAGATCCTGTCGTCGAACGTGATCGCGAAACAGGGCATCGAAGCCCTCCAGATCGGTTCGGAACAGTCCCGGGCCTGCCGGCTGACCTTCGGCGTGGACAGCAAGCTCAAGGAAGACCTGGCCGTCCTGAGCCAGCGGATCGCCATGTGCCGCGACCGGATGCATCGGCAGATGAATGCTGAAGGCAAGCTGAAGAGGCTCGTGGAACGCACCGAACTCAAGGTGGGTTCACTGGCGGTGATGCAGGATCAGGCGACCCGCGAACTCCGCGCTATCGAGGCGAAGGCCTCACAGGGCGAGGCCGCGGCGGACCCCGACACGACCCGGAGAATGAGCCGGCTGGAAGCTCGCATTCAGGAAGCCGAAAAAGAGCTGGAACGCCTGTTCGACCTGGAAGACCGCATCAAGAAGAAGATCGGCGACGTCGCGGCCAAGAAACAGTCGCTCCACCTGACCATGGACCACCTCAGAGCCGAAATGGAAGCGCTCGCCGAATGGGGGAAATCCAATCGAGCTCCAGCGGTCATCAAGGTTTACGACACGGTGATGCCCGGAACGGAAATCCGGGGCCGCTGGTCGTCCATGAAGGTGGGAGGAGAACTCAAACGCGTGCTCTTCAAGGAAGTCAAGGTGGACGAACCGGAAATGCCGGCGGCAGTGCAGGCGAAAATCACGGTGCGGCCGCTGGAATCCTGA